One segment of Mus caroli chromosome 6, CAROLI_EIJ_v1.1, whole genome shotgun sequence DNA contains the following:
- the Pon1 gene encoding serum paraoxonase/arylesterase 1 — protein MAKLLALTLVGLVLALYKNHRSSYQTRLNAFREVTPVELPNCNLVKGIETGAEDLEILPNGLTFFSTGLKYPGIKSFDPSKPGKILLMDLNKKEPAVSELEIIGNTLDISSFNPHGISTFTDEDNTVYLLVVNHPDSSSTVEVFKFQEEESSLLHLKTITHELLPSINDIAAIGPESFYATNDHYFADPYLRSWEMYLGLSWSNVVYYSPDKVQVVAEGFDFANGIGISLDGKYVYIAELLAHKIHVYEKHANWTLTPLKVLDFDTLVDNISVDPVTGDLWVGCHPNGMRIFFYDAENPPGSEVLRIQNILSEDPKVTVVYAENGTILQGTTVASVYKGKLLIGTVFHKALYCDL, from the exons AACAAGATTAAATGCTTTCCGTGAAGTAACGCCAGTAgaacttcctaactgtaatttagTTAAAGGAATCG AGACGGGTGCTGAAGACTTAGAGATTCTGCCTAATGGACTAACTTTCTTTAGCACT GGGCTAAAGTATCCTGGAATAAAAAGTTTCGATCCCAGTAAGCCTGGAAAAATACTTCTGATGGACTTGAACAAGAAGGAGCCAGCAGTATCAGAGTTAGAAATTATAGGAAATACATTGGATATATCTTCATTTAACCCTCATGGGATTAGTACATTCACAGATGAAg aTAACACTGTGTACCTACTGGTGGTAAACCATCCAGACTCCTCGTCCACTGTGGAGGTATTTAAAtttcaagaagaagaaagttcACTCTTGCATCTGAAAACCATCACACATGAACTTCTGCCTAG cATCAACGATATAGCTGCTATTGGACCTGAGAGCTTTTATGCCACAAATGATCACTATTTTGCTGACCCATACTTACGGTCCTGGGAAATGTACTTGGGTCTGTCGTGGTCCAATGTTGTGTACTACAGTCCAGATAAAGTCCAGGTGGTAGCAGAAGGGTTTGATTTCGCGAATGGCATTGGCATTTCCCTTGATGGCAA gtatgtCTATATAGCTGAATTGCTGGCTCACAAGATTCATGTGTATGAAAAGCACGCTAATTGGACTTTAACGCCATTGAAG GTCCTCGACTTTGACACCCTTGTGGATAACATCTCTGTGGATCCTGTGACAGGGGACCTCTGGGTGGGATGCCATCCCAACGGAATGAGGATCTTTTTCTATGATGCGGAGAATCCCCCCGGCTCAGAG GTGCTTCGAATCCAGAACATTTTATCGGAAGACCCCAAAGTAACTGTAGTTTATGCAGAGAATGGTACCATCCTGCAAGGCACTACGGTCGCCTCTGTGTACAAAGGGAAACTGCTGATTGGCACTGTGTTCCACAAAGCTCTTTACTGTGATCTGTGA